aagaagaaggaccgaggggacagagcaggcagaagtaacatcggggcctgctcctgctggactcttccccccccccagggcaaactgccatcttggccctgtggggaagaagaaggaccgaggggacaggagcaggcagaagtaacatcggggcctgctcctgctggactcttcccccccccccagggcaaactgccatcttggccctgtggggaagaagaaggaccgaggggacaggagcaggcagaagtaacatcggggcctgctcctgctggactctctctctctctctctctctctctctcctccctccctccctgactccttttccttgtgtgtcatgtctttattagattgtaagcctgagggcagggactgtcttttttgctaagtgtaagccgctccgagagccttttttggctgaggagcggagtataagtatgataaataataataataataataaataataataacagaaccaACATCTCCCATGAAGCAACTGTTTGAGGGGATTAAGAGGTAAGGATCTATGGCAATTCTGGCGGATACCACCAGTCAGTGCCAGAGAATTATCGTCACGCGGCGGCCGCCATTAAGTGTCTGTACGAAATCACTCCATGTTTCTTGCCTAGTCAATGTCACCTTTGCACAAATGGTATTCATTCCGACACTTCCATACACCGACAGCATTCATTCAAAAGccactgattgattgatttttacctTTCTTCCTCGCTTTGACAGCTTCTTCCCACAATCTCAGGGTCTCTACCTGTTTTCCAGGCCAGTTTGtgatatgctgctgctgctgctgctgttgctgctgctgctgctgttgctgctgcttctggttgTTACTCTCTTCGTTCATGCAAGCTATTGCagccaaatatattttaaagatacATATACATACAGAGGCAAGTTAGAGCTTTCCCCCATCAAAATGAAGCATTTTGCTGACGTTAAAAGCCATGCTCAGAGACGCTTGAGAAAACAGGGTTCGGTTTCAGAGTTGTACTTCGCCAAATTATCTCTTCACGGTTTTGAACAAAAAGGCAATACAAGGAAGATATGCATAAGAACACTCCTTTCTAGATTTAGTAATCCCTAGGTTTTCAAACAAACAATGTGGGTAATGTGACACCTTCCAggttgcatgcacacacacacggagattCTGGGAGCGGACAGTGGTCTGGATCGCGCGTTGCAGGGGTCGCTCCAAGCCCAACAGTAGATGCCAAGGATTCAATCTGGGACCTTGtgttttccatcttatttctCATGTTCGTAAGGACATTTGTCACGTTGGACCCATCTGTTTTGTTTCAGGTGTTTTTCTTCATCATAGTTGTTAGCCTATTTGCTAAGTGCTCAGATCTTTCTGCCTTTGGTTATCACTCATTTTAGACTTTTATTCACATGACCCAAAGGGTTTGAATCCTGGCCATCTTAGCTTTTTTAAAGGTGGCTTTGATGtttcagagcctcgtgtggcacagagcggtaaagcagcagtttctgcagctgaaactctccccacggcctgagttcgatcccagcggaagctggtttcaggcagccggctcaggtcaactcagccttccatcctcccgaggttggtaaaatgagtacccggttagctggagaaaaggtaataacggccggggaaggcaacggcaaaccaccctgctataaggcctgccaagaaaacgtcagcggaagctggcgtccctccaagagtcagtaatgactcagtgcttgcacgagaggttcctttcctttccttgatgtTTCAAGTGTGCAGTGACAAATGTTGCATTTGTTCACAATTATATACTTGAAACGTGCAATGCAGAGCACACATGTAATCATCATTGAAATAATCAATAAAATCTACTCCTGTGCTACATAGTCTTTATGCAGGCGATTACAACgactaactttgctgttttaaatttgtatttctgcactgttgctgactttatcctggttgtgcttttatatggtattttatattaagtttttatatactgttgttttatactttgaatggttttagtttttgtgaaccgcccagagagcttcagctattgggcagtatagaaatgaaataaataaatcaataaagtggGAACAAGCGAATAGGCTCCAGGCCACCCACAGAGCTAAATACGGTGATGTCTTAACCTAAAATTGTAGGTTAttagggagaaacaacccagacttGTAACCCAGGAATAAaccatattggccctgttcagacgacaccttaaagcacagctttaaccatggtgaataaggcaaaaagccttattcaccgtggctaaagccatggtttaaggtgtcttctgaatggatcCGTTACTTGTTTAGCTAAGCAGGAGTGGCCAGGAATCAGTACACTCAGTCCCACTTAATTCTCAACAACCCAccgtttttaaaaatggtgcgtTGTTCCAACATGTGAACTGATCAGTAGCTTGcaatcccccatctctcccaagATCTTAATTGGAAACTCTGCAAACAACCGTTGTGGATGAACTGTCCTGTTCATACCCCCGAGGTCAAACCCCAAAACAACCCAGGTTGGCATCTTTGCCGGGCAAGAGAGTGAGGGCAACAGAAATGACCTAAAACAATGTTTTATAGCTAATTGCCCTGGTTCTCCCACCACTGACAATTTGTGGACATCCAACTAAACGCTACACCATGCAGAGAGAGTTCAGAAATCCCTCTTCTAAGTTTAAGACACGCTACGTTACTCTCAAGCTACAACTCATGCAAACACTATTTAAGAGCTTATTCCATTGATAAGCAGACAGTGAAAATCTGTTTTTAGCACCTTGAGAGTACCAAAGGGCGAATAAAGAATGGTAAAGGATAGCTACTAGCATTACATGGAGCTGAGAACGTCTAAGAAAGGGGGGGGCATGCCTTCAGCCCTGCATCTTTTGTTGAACTTCAGGGTTTTTTTAAGTCCCTGTGGATCAGCCTTCCTTCCAACCTGATCCCCCCCATAAGTCTTGggataagccccagccagcatggccaatggtcaggggaatgctggagttgtagtccaaaatatctggagagcaccagttattttgagaaggctgctgtagatgaATGTGGTTTAAGTTTGCCaaacaaatatatacatacaCCCAGGATTTCTTAGGAGAAGGCATAACGAACGTAGTTCTGACTGAGGTGACAAATCCAGGTGATCTTGAGAATGCAGGAACATTCGTTCTTGCTTTATTGGATTGtgttccacctagtccagcatttttttttgcaattttcacAGAAGAAAATGGCCTAGTTTCTGCCCAGGCCTGTCCTAAGAGGATTAGTCATTTTGCTGCCAGTGTCATATCCATTCTCATGATATGGGATTCCCCttcacacacttacctgggaggtaAAGAAAGCCAGAAACCCTCACACATAATTCAATACTTCTTCTAAAAGACGATTATTGCTGGGAGAGATCTCAAACTCAGCCCTTTAAGACCAACTGTGCCTTCAAACAGtttgaagaagaggaaggagaccAAATCCCTTACATTGTCTGCTGCTGAAATGGACTCAGACAAACGTAACCTACCATTCCCATTCATTAAGAACTGGTCAATATATTACACTAGCAAAAAAAGGCCATCATACGACAAGTGTAGagaagcagtctggtgaggaggttagtgggttttggcccctctgctaggccgaaagctcctggcagttatctttctcagaacttggaacttccatagaaggctgcagttctgagaaacgtcgctagatggtgccagagggcaaaaactatttctcggacgCAGTTCCGAGGAATGtccctagatggcaccagagggcaaaaactataactggcttggaggagcagtctgggctatAGATTATGGAGTTGTCTCGCTCTTATTCCTTGGGGCCCAATTTGTTCTGCTTAGATCATGAGCCCTTTACAGAACTATGGGCCTATTTAGTTCATGCAGAGAGGGTGCTACCTGTCCTTGAGCCTTTGCAATTGAGTGTGAGTCCTTGTAATTTAGTGTAAAAGCCGAATGCTTTAACACACCTTCCCACTGGAAGAGAGCCAACTGCTTTCTGGCCATGTAGCTGGTACAGGTATACAGCCTCTGCCAACAGGGAATTCCATACTGTAGATTTTTCAAAAGGGGACCCATGACTCTCGCTAAGACAGACTGGGATGTGTGCACAGGAGGCCAAGAGTGTGCAGTAGTTTCTTCCACAGTGATCACAGCTGTGGCTGAAACAGATGAATGGAAGGTAACCTATATACGTTGACAGAATGCATGTCAGGGTGGATCAATTAGGAAGCGGGTAGGCAGAGCTCGCATGGAATAATTTATAGGGGGAAACTAGAAATTTCTCCATAATGACTTGTACAAGCATTCAAATCACACCCAATGAAAAATTGGCAGCAAACTCCTTCCTATCTTAAGGGCAAAGACAGGTTACGAATTCTCGCACCAAACAAGTCCAGTCTTATACACTAAAAGATATCCAGTTTAAACAAATTGCTACTCACAAGAAGGGAGGTGTAGATTTTCTTGCTTGAAAAAGCCAAATTCTGCAAATAAGAGAAGTGTAAATGAAGCAACCTCGAATGATTTATGAAGCACACAAAGCAGGTCTATCTTTTGGACATGGAAAATTTGCTTTCAATCCCTACCAACTCATGAAGCTCAGCAAGCAACTATTTCAGATCAGTGAACCTTTACTGGGTTGTTGCAAGAATAAAGCAAAAGGATATATTCTGAACCAACCCACCTGAATCCCTTGGAGGAGGGTAGGCACTGTGTTCAGAAACATTTCTCCCAAACCTCTGGGACACCACATAGGCTCCTGTTTCCCAATACTTGAGCAGACCGGAGAAGATCACACATTTATGTTTTCCTTCTGCCTAAAActcatttattttttcttacttGTTCTATGTGCTTGGACAACCATACAAAAAAACCTACGAAACATTAGTGGCCAGGAAAACTTCCACAAGTGTTAGTCATTCAGAGGAACATTGGACTTGGATCACTTTATTCCATAGGTGGGGAGAATGCCATTTTTGAGTGTTCCGCCATGTAAGAAATTATTTGCAAGTAAGAAAACCCCTAGCATAGCAGGGAATAGGTTTTCTACTGAAACCATctccctgctgtgctagttttctgcttgcagaatggcttttttaaaaaacgtggtGGAGTATTCAAAAAATGGTATACCTCAACTGCAATCTACCACTTTAGATCTCtaccatttcattctgttgcatgTGTAGGCTAGACCTCACCTTTAACCTACAGATAAAACCAACGTTGACAAAATTCCGAGGCATAATTTCTTACCACAGTTAACTAATGAGGTGGTTATTTTACAGACCTATCCTTGAGTTCTTCAGATTCTGCGAAGCACTCTGGAAATGGTCAAAATTCTGAACTTTGTGGCAATGGATCCATAATGACTCTATACTGCCTGCCCTTAGCTCCTGTGTATCTTCAAGCTTCTACACTGGGAACTGTTGGAAAAGTTGAAAGGGTTTTAAAAACACTACGGAGGTCCTTCACAATGGGGGCTGATTCGAACTCCTGGACAGTTGATTTCTTCAGACTCCACTGAAAGTCTTAAGTAACCATTTTGGTGGGGAGATTTTTCATTATTTGCACTGTTAAACATGACTGGGCATTTCAGTTGCAACAACCACTTAGATTTATCTTTAATACCCTAAAATGCTGCaccaggatggtggtggtggtttttttaaaaaaaacttgtttagTCATCAGCTCCAGCATGCCAAGAACGCTGAAGCAGCAATTCAAAGCCTGCTGAAATCAACGGGACGCCTTCCACCGACTTCAAAGACATTCGGACAATCTTACGCACCAGCCTGGGAAGTTTTCAAGTGACTTGTGGCAAAAGGCAAAAAACTGACAGACTCCTATGTTTAATCCAGAGATTCCCATCCTCACAGGTCTTATTTTGGAGAATTCTTTCACTAGGATTTCATCTTTATCTTATATAAGctaaaattatttctttaaaacgtTAAACACTCCACACACCCATACCCAACACTCCATCCTACTAGTGGTTAAAAATGGCATTGAAAGtctctggggggaaaaaaggcatcCACCTACTTTTATTGATGCCTTGTTTACAGGTATTACAGTTGATACTTTGGCTCTGTCCATGAGTCTTTAAGTGGCTGGTAATATATGCCGCACTCAGAAGTTTACCACAGATATTACATGACACCTTTCCTTCGTGGCGCACCATGTGTGTCCTCAGCCTGTCTTTGGTGGCAAAGGCGGCCGTGCAGGTCTATGTGGAAAGAAACAGAAGGCTTAAGGCAGGTAGTCTGGCTTGTCCAAATATTAATTTtaagtgcatttttaaatattaagCTGTCAATGCTTAACAAGTCCTTACAGCTTGCAAATCAGTCCAAAGAAGGAACTTAATGGGATTCAGTTCAAAAGACTTCAGATGTAATTAAAGCACACCaattttctttcttaaaagtGCACACATCAAATGAAGACTCCCTTGATGCATAATATCTAGAGTACAGCTGCTGCTCTCACAGTAGTGACGACAAAGTATAAGTAAACGGGAACCAACAACTAATTCATGCAAACAGTAAGTAAAGTAGTAAACCTGTGTCTACTTCAGTGTCCAGAAGCGTGTAGGTGTGTTTTGTGGGGgactggaggtgggggaagaaagaactATGATGTAATGCACATTCAAATAAAGGAAGTTGTAATGTAGGATACAACCTGTCTCTGCAACATGCTCATTTTCTGGCTGCAGTGAGTGAATTCAATTAAGTGAACCCCCACCTGCACTCTGAAGTGGTATGGGAACAGTTTTGCCACCTCTAGTGGTTCTAGCATGGTGAGCATTGTACCCTAAGCCACTTTTGCAGCTGGATAAACTGTGATTGGCCATGCAGGATGAAGATGCAACAGTTAAGTTTATAGATTCTGGGATGATTTAAACTGGATGCCTTAACTACTTCAAATTGATGCATCTGTAATCCAAAGGTTGAACGGCTCTCTCAAAAATGCACCATGGAGCTGAATAAATACTTCAGGACAAAAATGGATCTTCTGCTTTAAAAGCTAAGACAAGCTCACATACCAAGTTGACACAGAGCTTATAAACGCTAGGAACACACACAGGTGGTCTCTTGTACAGATTTACTGATAACAATCCTGGTCATGATTTTTCCATTACTCGGTTACATTCAGTTAAATAAAAATCAGACAAAAATTGAACACAAAAGCATGAAGAGTCATTTGTTTTAATTCAGAATACCTGATGGCCGTAGTGAGTCACTGAGAACAAGCTCAGGCATGCATGAGTGAAGCTGAACAGAAGAATAAAGTCAACCAATCAAGCCACCCAAGTAATTTTGCTTGCCTTTAagccttgtaaataagttgaCACGTTATTAGCCCACGCAAAAAAAGAATTGCTAGCCTGCCTACACATGTACATGGTCTGCCATTCGTGGCACACTGACGATCTGGAAGAgggataaaaaagaaaaggaaaaaaagaaccaCTCTTCTTCAGTTTACAAAAACTTCCCTCTTCAGTTACCTTGCTTGAAGCCAGATATTTACAAGCCTGTTTTAAGCTCCTTGTTAATTTTCACCACTAGAACTGGTTTTCAACATCAAGCCCAGAATTGGTTTGCTTAGCGCAAGAGCTGCTGACAATTGCTTACAAGAGTTACTACATGACCGTCTTTCCTAACTTGGTGCTCTCCcgtaattcccaaccagcatggccattatgGGAATTCACATTctgagggcactaggttggggaagataAGTGGTCTGGGGTGAACTTTTCCTGTCCTATCAGAACTGGAGGGAAGTGAAGTTAAACCAGTTTAAGTAGGCTGAATGGGCCACTCAAGTAATCGATATGTGAAGCATCTTGCTCAAATACAGAGGCAAACAGTGGAGTCCTAACGATGTCATCTAAAGCAAGCTTCCAAGGTTTGAAAAGGGGGTGCAGTTTGGTCATCAGAGACCTGATTCTTCCAATTCAAGGAGTCCCTATGATTTCTGAATCCAAACTCGGGTATGAAGCAGTTCCGCCATCAGCCCAACAATTTAAGCTCTATAGATCACCAAAACTCTTACTTGGCATTTGAAGGGCCTCTCTGTGGAGTGAACATGTTTAACGTGACAGCTTAAGTGATCAGGCctgtgaaaggaagaaaaatggggACACAAGAAAACAACATTGTTACACATAAACACAGTACTGATCATCCATACAGCCCAATACCCTTCACAagagaggaattttttaaaaaacccactcccAAATGGCACAAATCCACAGCTCCCATGCTATAAGAAGCGTAATATTTTCAGTGCCCTCATAACACTCCTCAAAGCCGCTACGCAAATAAGTTGCCAGTGGCTATTGGCAGGCCTCGCCATGAAAAGGTTTACTAAGCATAGATTCTCTTTTTAAGAGACGTAAGAAATATACTAGCCATTTACGTAGAGAACTAGAGATTACCCAGCTAAAGTAGAGGCTCTATATTAATGCAATACTGCTACATCAGCCCTCTACCCATAAACGAGTGTTTAAATCTTTTGGGCCTGCTCACATTCTTTGCAGGTCCAATACAAACTAACGCTAAAGCAATTTCTGGTTTAAGACCACAGGCAGCGTCTCCATTCATTAGTAAAACGGTGGCTTAAGATGCATATTGGAGACTGATGACCACTGTTTTCTCTCCCGGCCCCACCACCaaccccccccagcccccaccccagctctcaCTTTCCtcacagctccccacccccaccccagtaccAGCCCCCTCGCGATCACGGAATGAAAATCCAATACTTGAGCTCGCCTGGGATTTTCTACATGGTACCTCGAAAAGCCTTTTCCACAAACACCACAGGTGTAGGGTTTAGTGATGCCACCCTCATGAGACCTCACGTGATAGGTCATGCGGTCCTTCCGCTTGAAACGCTGATTGCAAATTGGGCACTCAAAGGGCTTCTCATCCGAGTGGGACAGCTTGTGCCTGTTGAGGTGGTAGACGTCACGGAAGGCCTTGCCACACATCTCACAAGCGTGGTTCTTTTTGACGGGCTTGCTGGGCTTCTTCACCGTCTGCGTCACCGGCATGGCTGTggcaccactgctgctgcttgggTTGGTGGCGGAGGAAGACGTAGTGACTGTCGACAGGATGCCGGCAATGGTTGAAACCAGCGATGTCCGGCTGTTGTCGCCCGCAATGGTCGAGATTAGGGGTACCATCGTGGCAGGAGCTTTCTTTGGCCGTGACACTAACTTTATCCCTGTGTGGCAGGATTCATGGCGCCTCAAATGGTAGCTGTCCCTGAAGGCCTTGCTGCAGTATGTACACACAAAGGAGGTTTTCGGTTTCTCCTTTTTAATCCCAACAATGGCATCTTTTAGCGTTTCTGGTGGGGGCTGAGGTTTCTGTGTTATCGGCAAGGGTAAAATTGGCTTCTGGTCAGGGGGCTCGACAGCAGAGCTCAGGAGAGGCAGCAAACTGTTCTGCGCGGCTTGCTGTTGGTGATGTGATGCTTCATGAGCCTAGAATTGAAACAGTGACACTTCAGAACTCACAGATGTACTGTTCAGCTTTGGGAAAGCGCAGAAAGCTCGTATTTATTGAGGCTGGCGATGCGGATCCAACATAGGGTCTGATTTGGTAAGATTTGTTTTGATATGGAGGATCCTTCCTTGCCTAGAATAGATCTGAGGGGCACCCTACACAAAAAGGATTTCAAATGATACCCAACAAGGAGAACTACGCACACCCTACACAAAAAGAGGATTCAAGTTGCACACCAAAGAGGAAAGCaaacatgcatatattttaaCTTGCTAAATTGTACCGCAGCCAAGACTGAAGGTTTTTGCTATTCCCACTGCAGACGCTGGATGCGAGGGGAAAGTATGGAGACTGAGTAACAGAAATAGTAGCCAGCAGAAGGAACAAGCCACTCTGCAAAGCAGACTTGCCCAGCCTgatgtgttggctggggatgatgggtgttgactggggatgatgggatttgtagcctgacacaactggagggtgccaggttgggtaaACTGCTGCAAGGCATCTGAATTTTACCAGAGCCCTGCCTAATTATGTTTGGTCTTCAGGTACAGTCAATGTACTTTCAGACTTTGTATGAGGTATCAAGCGCAAGAAACATGTTTTAACAAATTAAACTTGTTCTCATGTACAGCCAACCTGTAGCACAACCAGCCAGTAGCGTGTGGAACACCTTTTATAGAATTATCCCCCCTGGGAGATCCGCCAGAATTCACccttttctatttttaggaagCAGGTGAAGACAGTTGCTCAGGAAGGCTTCTTTACATTTATCCTCTTTGCTACCGGCTCGTGAATGAAGATTGTCATTTATGGTAGTACATAAACGAAATTGGGAAATTGTTTCGGCTTACTGGACACCTTTTTAAACAGAGCAAAATATGTTGAGCTTCCTGGCTTGATGCAAAGCTAGAATAAAATAGAGCAATACATGGTTAGAATCAAGAGGGCCTGTCGATTTAGCTAGTGAGGCCTATTCTTCTGCCAGATTCTCCTGGGCTGCAGCTCAGTAGATCATGTGCCCAAGGAAT
Above is a genomic segment from Elgaria multicarinata webbii isolate HBS135686 ecotype San Diego chromosome 22, rElgMul1.1.pri, whole genome shotgun sequence containing:
- the VEZF1 gene encoding vascular endothelial zinc finger 1 isoform X2, which codes for MEANWTAFLFQAHEASHHQQQAAQNSLLPLLSSAVEPPDQKPILPLPITQKPQPPPETLKDAIVGIKKEKPKTSFVCTYCSKAFRDSYHLRRHESCHTGIKLVSRPKKAPATMVPLISTIAGDNSRTSLVSTIAGILSTVTTSSSATNPSSSSGATAMPVTQTVKKPSKPVKKNHACEMCGKAFRDVYHLNRHKLSHSDEKPFECPICNQRFKRKDRMTYHVRSHEGGITKPYTCGVCGKGFSRPDHLSCHVKHVHSTERPFKCQTCTAAFATKDRLRTHMVRHEGKVSCNICGKLLSAAYITSHLKTHGQSQSINCNTCKQGINKKFGFFKQENLHLPSSCMNEESNNQKQQQQQQQQQQQQQQQHITNWPGKQVETLRLWEEAVKARKKESQQTLRPTSVKQECQYNFEKAIEYVPFEAANLCQTSTAASTPVTLSTPFNITSSVASGTITNPVTVAAAMNMRSPVNVSSAVNISSPMSLGHPVTITSPLSMTSPLTLTTPVNLPTSVTAPVNIAHPVTITSPMNLPTPMTLAGPLNIAMRPVESMPFLPQALPTSPPW
- the VEZF1 gene encoding vascular endothelial zinc finger 1 isoform X5, whose product is MEANWTAFLFQAHEASHHQQQAAQNSLLPLLSSAVEPPDQKPILPLPITQKPQPPPETLKDAIVGIKKEKPKTSFVCTYCSKAFRDSYHLRRHESCHTGIKLVSRPKKAPATMVPLISTIAGDNSRTSLVSTIAGILSTVTTSSSATNPSSSSGATAMPVTQTVKKPSKPVKKNHACEMCGKAFRDVYHLNRHKLSHSDEKPFECPICNQRFKRKDRMTYHVRSHEGGITKPYTCGVCGKGFSRPDHLSCHVKHVHSTERPFKCQTCTAAFATKDRLRTHMVRHEGKVSCNICGKLLSAAYITSHLKTHGQSQSINCNTCKQGINKKFGFFKQENLHLPSSCMNEESNNQKQQQQQQQQQQQQQQQHITNWPGKQVETLRLWEEAVKARKKEAANLCQTSTAASTPVTLSTPFNITSSVASGTITNPVTVAAAMNMRSPVNVSSAVNISSPMSLGHPVTITSPLSMTSPLTLTTPVNLPTSVTAPVNIAHPVTITSPMNLPTPMTLAGPLNIAMRPVESMPFLPQALPTSPPW
- the VEZF1 gene encoding vascular endothelial zinc finger 1 isoform X3; this encodes MEANWTAFLFQAHEASHHQQQAAQNSLLPLLSSAVEPPDQKPILPLPITQKPQPPPETLKDAIVGIKKEKPKTSFVCTYCSKAFRDSYHLRRHESCHTGIKLVSRPKKAPATMVPLISTIAGDNSRTSLVSTIAGILSTVTTSSSATNPSSSSGATAMPVTQTVKKPSKPVKKNHACEMCGKAFRDVYHLNRHKLSHSDEKPFECPICNQRFKRKDRMTYHVRSHEGGITKPYTCGVCGKGFSRYHVENPRPDHLSCHVKHVHSTERPFKCQTCTAAFATKDRLRTHMVRHEGKVSCNICGKLLSAAYITSHLKTHGQSQSINCNTCKQGINKKFGFFKQENLHLPSSCMNEESNNQKQQQQQQQQQQQQQQQHITNWPGKQVETLRLWEEAVKARKKESQQTLRPTSVKQEAANLCQTSTAASTPVTLSTPFNITSSVASGTITNPVTVAAAMNMRSPVNVSSAVNISSPMSLGHPVTITSPLSMTSPLTLTTPVNLPTSVTAPVNIAHPVTITSPMNLPTPMTLAGPLNIAMRPVESMPFLPQALPTSPPW
- the VEZF1 gene encoding vascular endothelial zinc finger 1 isoform X4; translation: MEANWTAFLFQAHEASHHQQQAAQNSLLPLLSSAVEPPDQKPILPLPITQKPQPPPETLKDAIVGIKKEKPKTSFVCTYCSKAFRDSYHLRRHESCHTGIKLVSRPKKAPATMVPLISTIAGDNSRTSLVSTIAGILSTVTTSSSATNPSSSSGATAMPVTQTVKKPSKPVKKNHACEMCGKAFRDVYHLNRHKLSHSDEKPFECPICNQRFKRKDRMTYHVRSHEGGITKPYTCGVCGKGFSRYHVENPRPDHLSCHVKHVHSTERPFKCQTCTAAFATKDRLRTHMVRHEGKVSCNICGKLLSAAYITSHLKTHGQSQSINCNTCKQGINKKFGFFKQENLHLPSSCMNEESNNQKQQQQQQQQQQQQQQQHITNWPGKQVETLRLWEEAVKARKKEAANLCQTSTAASTPVTLSTPFNITSSVASGTITNPVTVAAAMNMRSPVNVSSAVNISSPMSLGHPVTITSPLSMTSPLTLTTPVNLPTSVTAPVNIAHPVTITSPMNLPTPMTLAGPLNIAMRPVESMPFLPQALPTSPPW
- the VEZF1 gene encoding vascular endothelial zinc finger 1 isoform X1 — its product is MEANWTAFLFQAHEASHHQQQAAQNSLLPLLSSAVEPPDQKPILPLPITQKPQPPPETLKDAIVGIKKEKPKTSFVCTYCSKAFRDSYHLRRHESCHTGIKLVSRPKKAPATMVPLISTIAGDNSRTSLVSTIAGILSTVTTSSSATNPSSSSGATAMPVTQTVKKPSKPVKKNHACEMCGKAFRDVYHLNRHKLSHSDEKPFECPICNQRFKRKDRMTYHVRSHEGGITKPYTCGVCGKGFSRYHVENPRPDHLSCHVKHVHSTERPFKCQTCTAAFATKDRLRTHMVRHEGKVSCNICGKLLSAAYITSHLKTHGQSQSINCNTCKQGINKKFGFFKQENLHLPSSCMNEESNNQKQQQQQQQQQQQQQQQHITNWPGKQVETLRLWEEAVKARKKESQQTLRPTSVKQECQYNFEKAIEYVPFEAANLCQTSTAASTPVTLSTPFNITSSVASGTITNPVTVAAAMNMRSPVNVSSAVNISSPMSLGHPVTITSPLSMTSPLTLTTPVNLPTSVTAPVNIAHPVTITSPMNLPTPMTLAGPLNIAMRPVESMPFLPQALPTSPPW